The following proteins come from a genomic window of Vallitaleaceae bacterium 9-2:
- a CDS encoding helix-turn-helix domain-containing protein: MRKAYQMIPFSLIVKATGGDTEALNHILKYYKGYIAKRSLRLVKDEYGHQSMVVDEVLRGRMETRLITKILAFEIK, encoded by the coding sequence ATGAGAAAAGCTTATCAGATGATTCCTTTTTCCTTAATTGTAAAGGCCACAGGTGGCGATACAGAAGCACTCAATCATATTCTAAAGTATTATAAGGGTTATATTGCTAAACGTTCCCTACGCCTAGTGAAAGACGAATACGGACATCAAAGTATGGTCGTTGATGAAGTCTTACGAGGAAGAATGGAAACAAGACTGATTACAAAGATTTTAGCATTTGAAATTAAATAA
- a CDS encoding DUF3173 domain-containing protein, translating to MVTITKKDLIELGYGTSFSADIIKKAKELMITKGHSYYESRKLDRVPREAVEEILGIKFSNENMSD from the coding sequence ATGGTAACAATCACTAAAAAAGACTTAATTGAGCTAGGATATGGAACTTCTTTTTCGGCTGATATTATAAAAAAAGCAAAAGAATTAATGATTACTAAAGGACATTCTTACTATGAATCCAGAAAATTGGATAGAGTCCCTCGTGAAGCTGTAGAAGAAATTCTTGGAATTAAGTTTTCAAATGAAAACATGTCTGATTAG
- a CDS encoding tyrosine-type recombinase/integrase, which produces MAKDPIKKAKNGTYYFRANLGYDFTGKKIQKYRSGFTTKKEAREEYSKLILMKPEELSETKDKMMFEDYILEIFLPWYKTQVKLRTYENRLPSVNKHFPYFYKMAVSDIKPIHVQNWQLKLSKNLKSSYVRAVQGLFSIAMDRAIVLGITTTNPSKIIGNVKKQKPKIEFWTKEEFEKIISLIYKEDYYQHFLFISLWFLFMTGMRIGEATAIQWEDIDFDSGVLTINKNLYYKNQTNYRFVEPKTKSSVHSIVLDEGTLNFLSEWKNIQQNLIKTNFVMTYNGIPTQKHTLSHAIDRYAKLAGVHRITIHGLRHSHASLLISMGENPLIIKDRLGHEDIQTTLGTYEHLYPNSNFEVANKLNGVITFKEAKQNYDSSPKNQFTVDYIRNKKIKIVQ; this is translated from the coding sequence ATGGCTAAAGACCCAATTAAAAAAGCAAAGAATGGAACATATTATTTTCGTGCAAATTTAGGTTACGATTTCACGGGAAAAAAGATACAGAAATATCGTAGTGGTTTCACTACTAAAAAAGAAGCAAGAGAAGAGTACTCAAAGCTAATTCTAATGAAACCAGAAGAATTGAGCGAAACTAAAGATAAAATGATGTTTGAAGATTACATTTTAGAAATATTTCTTCCTTGGTATAAAACGCAAGTAAAACTAAGAACTTATGAGAATCGCTTACCAAGTGTTAATAAGCATTTTCCTTACTTTTACAAAATGGCCGTTTCTGATATTAAACCAATTCACGTACAGAATTGGCAATTGAAACTATCAAAGAATCTCAAATCTTCCTATGTAAGAGCGGTTCAAGGGCTATTTTCCATTGCTATGGATAGAGCAATTGTACTAGGTATTACAACAACCAACCCGTCTAAAATTATAGGTAATGTAAAAAAACAAAAACCCAAGATAGAATTTTGGACAAAAGAAGAATTTGAAAAGATAATTTCTTTGATTTATAAAGAAGATTACTACCAACATTTTCTTTTTATTTCTCTATGGTTCTTGTTTATGACAGGAATGAGAATTGGTGAAGCTACTGCCATCCAGTGGGAAGATATTGATTTTGATTCAGGAGTACTGACTATCAATAAAAATCTTTACTATAAAAATCAAACAAATTATCGTTTTGTTGAACCGAAAACAAAGTCAAGTGTCCACAGTATTGTATTAGATGAGGGTACTTTAAATTTCTTATCAGAATGGAAGAATATCCAGCAAAACTTAATCAAAACAAACTTTGTAATGACTTATAATGGTATTCCTACACAGAAACATACTCTCTCTCATGCAATTGACCGATATGCTAAATTGGCAGGTGTTCATAGAATCACAATTCACGGATTGCGTCACTCCCACGCTTCATTATTAATCAGTATGGGAGAAAATCCTCTTATCATTAAAGATCGTTTAGGACATGAAGATATTCAAACGACATTAGGAACTTATGAACATCTTTATCCTAACAGTAATTTTGAAGTAGCGAATAAGTTAAATGGAGTTATTACCTTTAAAGAAGCAAAGCAAAACTATGATTCTTCTCCTAAAAATCAATTTACTGTAGATTATATAAGGAATAAAAAAATTAAAATAGTGCAATGA